Genomic segment of bacterium:
AATATTTTGTCACATAATGCAACTAACATACCTTGATGCCATCTAAAGGCTTAAAATCTGCCATATATATGTTTTGTTTTGTACGATTTTTCCCTTGACAAACACCCATATATAGTGGCATAATTAGGCCCCTTCTACAAAATAGAGGATATTGCTTCATGAAATGTCCAGCTTGCGGTTTTCCCAAAGACAAGGTAATAGACTCAAGGCTCTCCAAGGACGGACAGGCCATCCGGCGCCGCCGTGAATGCCTGCAGTGCCGCCGCCGTTACACCACCTACGAGTACATCGAGTCCTCGCTGATGATCGTGAAGAAGGACGGACGGCGCGAGCCCTTTGACCGCCAGAAGATCATGTCCGGGCTGCGCAAGGCCTGCGAGAAGCGGCCGATCGGGATCGACATATTGGAGCGTCTGGTGGACAACATCGAGAACGAGATCCAGGCCCAGGGGCACAGCGAGGTCCAGGCCCCGCTGATCGGCGAGATGGTGATGAACGCCCTGCAGAAGCTGGACGGGGTGGCCTATGTCCGGTTCGCCTCGGTCTACCGTTCGTTCCGGGAGGCCGCGGATTTTGCCGAGGCCGCCAAGAGCTTTGCCCAGAAGAACGAACCCAAGAAATAGCAGATCCGGGGTTTTTGACAGGATTTACATGATTTATTTTAACCCCGGATTTATCTATTTCCCGTATTCGTATATGAGAGCAGGTTAATCCTGTCCATTCCGTTTTGAAATTAATCAAGCCAATAGAAAATATTTTCATATTAAGGAGCACCATGAACCCGCCCGATGCCGAAATGATCGCCAAAGGCCAGCCGCCCCAGGACTCCTCCGAAACCCCCAGGTTCCTGATGGTGGAGAACGCCAAGGACAAGCAGATCAACGCCGACCCCCTGATGCCCTTCAACGTGGTGCAGAAGCGCAGCGGGGAGATCGTAAACTTTGACCGGCGCAAGATCGCCGAGGCCATCTTCAAGGCGGCCCAGGCGGTGGGCGGGGCCGACCATCTGCTGGCCGACGCTTTGGCCGAGCAGGTGGAGCTGCTGCTTCACTCGGCCAAGGGAGGCCAGCACCTGCCCAACGTGGAGGAGATCCAGGACGCGGTGGAGAAGATCCTGATAGAGCGGGGCCACGCCAAGACCGCCAAGGCCTTCATCCTTTACCGCGACCAGCGCTCCAAGGTCCGCCGCCAGAACTTCAACATCCGCCAGGTGCAAATGGGCGAGGTGGTGCGGGACAACGACGCCACCGACCTGGCCCTGTTCATCCAGACCTCCGAGGACAACGTGGCCCAGTGGGACCGGGAGAAGATCGTCAAGGCCCTTAAAAAGGAGGCCGGGGTGGCCGAGGACATCGCCCAGAAGATAGCGGCCGAGGTGGAACAGCAGATCCTGGACGCCAAGGTCAAGCGCCTGACCTCGTCCCTGGTGCGCGAGCTGGTGGACGCCAAGCTGATAGAATACGGCCTGGAGGAGGCCCGCAAACGGCACTCCCGGCTGGGCATGCCGCTGTACGACGTGGAGAAGGTGCTGACCGACCGCAACCGGGAGAACGCCAACATCCCCCACAACCCGGAAGCCACCAACATGACCCTGGCCGAGACCATCAACAAGCAGTTCGCGCTGGCCCGGGTCTTCTCCACCGACGTGGCCGACGCCCACAGCCGGGGCGACATCCACCTGCACGACCTGGGGTTCATCAACCGGCCCTACTGTTCGGGACAAAGTTTGGAGTACGTCAAAAAATTCGGCCTGAGTCTGCCCAACGCCCTGTCCATAGCCAAGCCTGCCAAGCACCCGGACACCCTGCTGGCACATATGGTAAAGATGTCGGCCGCCCTGCAGGGGCACTTTGCCGGGGCCATCGGCTGGGACGCGGTCAACGTCTTCTTTGCGCCGTTCCTGGTGGGCATGTCCGACCGGGAGATCTCCCAGCTGGCCCAGATGATGATCTTTGAATACAGCCAGCAGTCGGTGGCCCGGGGCGGCCAGGCCATCTTCTCCGACCTCAACATCTACTGGGAGACCCCCAAGCATTTTGAGAACGTGCCGGCCATCGGGCCGGGCGGCGAGTACACCGGCAAGAAGTACGGGGAATACCTCAAGGAGTCCCAGCGCTTTGCCTGGGCCCTGTTCGAGGTCTACAAGGGCGGCGACGGCACCGGCCGGCCGTTCTTCTTCCCCAAGCCCCAGGCCCACATCACCGAAAAATTCTTTTTGACCCCGGGGCACCAGGAATATCTTGAATTGATCTCCTCGGTGGCCGCCGACAAGGGCAACACCTATTTTGTGTTCGACCGGGGCGAGACCGCCAAGATCTCCGAGTGCTGCCGGCTGGCCTTTAAGCTGGACGACCGGGACCTGATGGACGCCAACACCCCCTGGAAGATGCGCTATTCGGCCCTGCAGAACATCACCGTCAACCTGCCCCGGATAGCCTACCTGGCCAAGGGCGACACCAACCAGCTCTACAAGAAGATAGACGAGTTCCTGCACCTGACGGTCAAGGGTCACCAGCAGAAGCGCAAGTTCATAGAAAAACTGATGAACCTGAAGGACCAG
This window contains:
- the nrdR gene encoding transcriptional regulator NrdR, with the protein product MKCPACGFPKDKVIDSRLSKDGQAIRRRRECLQCRRRYTTYEYIESSLMIVKKDGRREPFDRQKIMSGLRKACEKRPIGIDILERLVDNIENEIQAQGHSEVQAPLIGEMVMNALQKLDGVAYVRFASVYRSFREAADFAEAAKSFAQKNEPKK
- the nrdD gene encoding anaerobic ribonucleoside-triphosphate reductase, with the translated sequence MNPPDAEMIAKGQPPQDSSETPRFLMVENAKDKQINADPLMPFNVVQKRSGEIVNFDRRKIAEAIFKAAQAVGGADHLLADALAEQVELLLHSAKGGQHLPNVEEIQDAVEKILIERGHAKTAKAFILYRDQRSKVRRQNFNIRQVQMGEVVRDNDATDLALFIQTSEDNVAQWDREKIVKALKKEAGVAEDIAQKIAAEVEQQILDAKVKRLTSSLVRELVDAKLIEYGLEEARKRHSRLGMPLYDVEKVLTDRNRENANIPHNPEATNMTLAETINKQFALARVFSTDVADAHSRGDIHLHDLGFINRPYCSGQSLEYVKKFGLSLPNALSIAKPAKHPDTLLAHMVKMSAALQGHFAGAIGWDAVNVFFAPFLVGMSDREISQLAQMMIFEYSQQSVARGGQAIFSDLNIYWETPKHFENVPAIGPGGEYTGKKYGEYLKESQRFAWALFEVYKGGDGTGRPFFFPKPQAHITEKFFLTPGHQEYLELISSVAADKGNTYFVFDRGETAKISECCRLAFKLDDRDLMDANTPWKMRYSALQNITVNLPRIAYLAKGDTNQLYKKIDEFLHLTVKGHQQKRKFIEKLMNLKDQGPLALLAMEKDGEPYLRMGRVTFLIGMLGLNEMVQHHIGQEMHESEEAFKFGLKMIAYMHLKIKELAKEYGMKFVLEQTPAESTAFRFAKLDMQQFTKDAEKVVKGSVKDGTVYYTNSTYLNVAYQMNPIDRVKQEGKFHDMIEAGALTHIWLADSHPTPSSIANFVVKSFRQTRNAQIAFSPEFTTCNSCGKVYRGLKDECPNCSRKAYEGIKKIK